The genomic window CCTGGTTTGCTTTTTGGCTAATCACCATAACCTTAGCACATTTCTATTTAATTATTTTTTATATAAAAAATATCAATAAAAAACAGAAAACCGAAGCACTTCTGCTTTTCATTGCTCTCGCCATAGGCTGTATTTGCGGAACAATCAATTTTTTATACTTTTTTAACCTTGGGTTCTACCCTTTAGCCAATTTAGGCATTTCACTTTACTGTATGATTTTTACTTATGCCGTTTTTAAACATCAAGTTATGGGGCTTGAGATTGTTCTTCGAAAAGGCCTCCTCTATTCAGGTTTGATAACAATTTTTACCTGTATATATTTGATTGTGATCTTTATCAGCGAATGGTTATTTAGAGGCATCCTTGGCTACAAATCTATTTTTCTTAGCCTACTATCCGCCGTGACCATCGCGCTCTTGTTTAATCCTTTGCGCGACAAAATTCAAAATTATATTGACTGCCTTTTTCTTGGCAAAACGACTGAAGAATTAGCCAGAGAAAATGAATTGCTTAAGCAAGAGATTGAGCGATCTGAACGTCTCAAAACTGTGAGCTCACTTGCACTTGGAGTTGCTCATGAGATAAAAAATCCCCTGACAGCATTAAAAACATTCACTGAATTTTTGCCCGAAAAGTACAAAGACGAAAATTTTTTAAAAAAATTTTCAAAGATTATCCCCAAAGAAGTAGAACGTATTAACAACATAGTAAGACAACTTTTAGATTTTTCTAAACCCTCTCTTCCAATTTTAAAACCAACG from Patescibacteria group bacterium includes these protein-coding regions:
- a CDS encoding ATP-binding protein: MNVSILGWAVGATILSITTLESGIALQIAKITIVFVTTIALTLLHFIHILTGKPNYRSCLPFYFFGYIFIILIFIPNGVFTNFIQKYNYLLLPNRGPFYLPWFAFWLITITLAHFYLIIFYIKNINKKQKTEALLLFIALAIGCICGTINFLYFFNLGFYPLANLGISLYCMIFTYAVFKHQVMGLEIVLRKGLLYSGLITIFTCIYLIVIFISEWLFRGILGYKSIFLSLLSAVTIALLFNPLRDKIQNYIDCLFLGKTTEELARENELLKQEIERSERLKTVSSLALGVAHEIKNPLTALKTFTEFLPEKYKDENFLKKFSKIIPKEVERINNIVRQLLDFSKPSLPILKPTNICNIMDEILELMNNDFLKRRILVNEQCENHDIIANIDAAQIKQVFYNIIINAMDSMSNGGKIYIMAKSIVNEKVEIIVKDEGCGISIENLKNIFNPFFSTKDKGTGLGLSICHQIIKNHDGTIEIKSELNQGTSVIIRLPRAQA